A portion of the Nitrospiraceae bacterium genome contains these proteins:
- a CDS encoding site-specific integrase encodes MMERFEAEHVVKLASQRTYRGFIKRLVDALGPYRLADITPSVVSQYKQGRYREGLKPASLNRELACMKKAFNLAIREWEWCRDNPVSRVAMEREHNQRDRWLLKDEELELTKHCASWLRELVTVALGTGMRMGEILELTWRGVDVARRTVTVFRSKNGERRTIPLNETVLGVLTGKAKVRSVQTDRVFFSKVFTPLESGHVRRAFRLALKKAGVVGFHFHDLRHTFATRLAQQGVDLYTIQRLLGHKSPIMTQRYAHHSPESLRWAVDRLSVTTQSQLASAVLAGAM; translated from the coding sequence ATGATGGAACGGTTTGAAGCGGAGCACGTGGTCAAGCTGGCCAGTCAGCGGACCTACCGAGGATTCATCAAGCGCCTCGTGGACGCGTTGGGACCGTACAGGTTGGCCGACATCACGCCGAGCGTGGTGAGTCAGTACAAGCAAGGTCGCTATCGGGAAGGGCTGAAGCCGGCCAGCCTCAATCGGGAGCTCGCGTGCATGAAGAAGGCCTTCAACCTGGCGATCCGGGAGTGGGAGTGGTGCCGAGACAATCCGGTGAGCCGGGTCGCGATGGAACGGGAGCACAATCAGCGAGACCGCTGGCTGTTGAAGGATGAGGAGCTGGAGTTGACCAAGCACTGTGCATCGTGGCTGCGGGAGTTGGTGACCGTTGCCCTCGGGACGGGAATGCGCATGGGAGAGATTTTGGAACTCACCTGGCGTGGAGTAGATGTCGCTCGTCGGACCGTGACCGTGTTTCGGTCCAAGAATGGTGAGCGACGGACGATCCCTCTCAATGAGACGGTACTGGGTGTCCTGACGGGCAAGGCGAAGGTCCGTTCCGTACAGACGGATCGTGTGTTCTTCAGCAAGGTCTTCACCCCGTTGGAGAGCGGACATGTGCGGCGGGCGTTTCGTCTCGCGTTGAAGAAGGCGGGAGTCGTGGGGTTTCATTTCCACGATTTGCGGCACACGTTCGCCACGCGCCTCGCTCAGCAAGGGGTGGATTTGTACACGATCCAGCGGCTACTGGGGCACAAATCGCCGATCATGACGCAGCGCTATGCGCACCATAGCCCGGAGAGTTTGCGGTGGGCAGTGGACCGACTGTCAGTCACAACTCAGTCACAGTTGGCCAGTGCTGTGCTCGCGGGTGCAATGTAA
- a CDS encoding helix-turn-helix domain-containing protein — MLLTIKDVAQHLQIKPSTLYAWVAQGKIPCVRLNGLVRFAREDIDAWVEGNRKKMASMKARQVGGRVIGDLKGYIARLRGADHNGAHGETRSKAGSIRKEERDGAL, encoded by the coding sequence ATGCTGCTCACGATCAAGGATGTGGCGCAACACCTGCAAATCAAGCCTTCCACTCTCTATGCGTGGGTAGCTCAGGGAAAGATTCCCTGTGTGCGTTTGAATGGCCTCGTGCGGTTCGCTCGAGAAGACATTGATGCATGGGTCGAGGGGAACCGGAAAAAGATGGCGAGCATGAAGGCGCGTCAGGTGGGTGGCAGAGTCATAGGGGATTTGAAGGGCTACATTGCCCGGCTGCGCGGAGCGGACCATAATGGGGCTCACGGGGAGACCAGATCCAAAGCAGGCTCCATCAGGAAGGAGGAACGGGATGGGGCTCTTTAA
- a CDS encoding DeoR family transcriptional regulator, which translates to MKTTKHATLLLVKTRGGVRAQDLVREFRYSSATARSYMSHLVRQGLLQRMGGGYALTDKGRARLAFFSVMGCDHAQCPLCEGKLGSFTCPRCGYRLPRDKARLRPARDFLLVWRPAGVHCSICLSQILTEQQARAMGVTEEVP; encoded by the coding sequence ATGAAGACGACGAAACATGCCACCCTCCTGTTGGTCAAGACACGCGGCGGGGTGCGGGCGCAAGATCTTGTGCGGGAGTTTCGGTATTCCTCCGCCACAGCCCGCTCCTACATGTCCCACCTGGTGCGGCAGGGTTTGCTCCAACGGATGGGAGGGGGCTACGCCTTAACCGACAAAGGGCGAGCCCGGCTTGCGTTCTTTTCGGTGATGGGGTGCGACCACGCCCAGTGTCCCCTGTGTGAGGGGAAGTTGGGCTCGTTCACCTGTCCGCGCTGCGGGTATCGGCTGCCACGAGACAAGGCCCGCCTGCGGCCCGCCCGTGACTTTCTCCTTGTCTGGCGCCCAGCTGGCGTCCATTGCTCCATCTGCTTGAGCCAAATCTTGACCGAGCAGCAGGCCCGAGCCATGGGCGTCACGGAGGAAGTCCCATGA